The window TTCTGGACAGCCACGTCATACGATCTTGGATTTGAGCAAGGAATCTTCGTAGTCGAAGCGACCAAACATTGGAGTGGCTTGGTTGAGTTGGGCTTCTGCATGTTGGGTTGTGGGTCCCACCTTTAACATTTTGATCCTTTTTAAGAGCTTATCAGGACACCCTGGAACACCCCGTGACGCTGTGCTGACCTCGACTCCACTCCCCCTACTCCTCAAAAACCAAACGCATAAACCTCGACCCAAAGTCTTTCGGTCGGTCTTCACTTTCGCTTCCTCCTTTCTCACTAGGGTTTGAGGGTTTtacactttctttctttcctcttccTCCATGGCTTCTTCTATCTTAACTTCCTCCAAATTCTCTCCTTTCTCTTCCCCCTCCCTCAAATCCTCCCTTTTCCTTTCCCCTGCTTCCCTTCACTTCCCTTCTTCCAAGCTACCCTCTTTCCCTTCATTTCCTTCCAAATCATGCTCTAAAACCTTCCTCATTTCTTCCTCTCTCACCCCTAACCCTCCCTCCCCCTCCCGCCGCCCCCCTTATATCCCCAACCATATTCCCGACCCCAACTACGTCCGCGTCTTCGACACCACCCTCCGCGACGGCGAACAATCCCCCGGTGCCACCATGACTTCCAAGGAAAAACTCGACATTGCCCGTCAACTGGCAAAGCTCGGCGTAGATATAATCGAAGCTGGGTTTCCGGCTGCATCGAAAGACGATTTTGAAGCGGTCAAGACTATTGCTAAAGAGGTTGGAAATGCAGTGGATGAGGATGGATACGTGCCTGTTATTTGTGGGCTTTCTAGGTGTAATGAGAAGGATATTAAGGCGGCTTGGGAGGCGGTTAAGTACGCGAAAAGGCCTAGGATTCATACTTTTATAGCGACCAGTGGGATTCATATGGAGTACAAGTTGAGGAAGAGTAAAGCAGAGGTCGTGGATATTGCTAGGAGTATGGTTCGGTTTGCTCGGAGTTTGGGTTGCAATGATGTTGAGTTTAGCCCTGAAGACGCTGGCAGGTTTGAATTTTTATCTCCCTTTTCTCTTCTTATGCTTTTAAAATGGATTGTTCAAGAATAAGATCATATTCAATTAGTATTTGTTTTcatatgaagaaaagaaacaacagAAATATTGCAATTATGAGGATATTTAGGCTGCAATAAAATGTTAATCTGGAAGAAATGGATGCTTTATTTGGTTAGAAATAAGGAATTGAAGTTTAAATATGGATAGACTATGATTTAATCCGCTTTTCTTGATTGCATTAATTGAAGCCTAACCATTTTGGCCAAAGATATGTGGTTGATCAAATATTGCTACAACAGTTGCATGCTTGTTTTAGTATGAGGTGGCCTGACATTCCCTGGGATTCAGATAACGGCTAGTTTGCAGTCGCAGCAGTGTATGCATCTGCTGTATGCTGCTTTTGAAATAAGATGAGTAAATGTAAAAGGGTATTACAATTTCTTCTCTTGTGGACATTATGGTCTTATTTCTTTGGATCCCAACAGATCTGACAGGGAGTTCCTGTATGAGATATTGGGTGAAGTGATCAAGGCTGGAGCGACAACTCTCAACATACCTGATACTGTTGGCATAAATTTGCCCAGCGAGTTTGGGCAATTAATTGCTGATATAAAAGCCAATACCCCTGGAATTGAgaatgttattatttcaaCACACTGCCAAAATGATCTTGGGCTTTCTACTGCCAACACTTTAGCGGTAGGCCACTGCGTTACTTTGTTAATTGATGCACACTGATATGTACTTGGATTGCATTTACATCTTAGCTGTTATGAATTCAGGGAGCTTGCGCAGGTGCAAGGCAAGTGGAGGTAACCATCAACGGCATCGGAGAAAGAGCTGGAAATGCTTCATTGGAGGAGGTGAGCTTTTGCTTTTTGCAATACTAGAATGATTGTGTATTTGGAATTTGATTTATGCAGTAGTAGATGGAAATACCCCATTTTCTCTTGCACCATGTGGTATTCTTGGacattttagttaaataattcATCAGGCATGAGTTCGTACTACCTAAGACCCCCTCTGCTTCAACCAATCTGCTTTAGATGGCAACAAGTTACCctgaaatttatttaaagggGACTTATGGAATTTCGTGTGCTTCACTATATGAGATAGGTGCTGTCTTGTGTGCCTTCAATGTACTATGATTGTCTGTCTCTCTTTTATGGCCCTTTTTTAAGTTTCATAGTTAATGCCAAAGATGGAGGAGGGAGAAAGGGCATTTGAAGGCTCTCATTATCGAGTAACAAATGACAGAAGTTGTATCTGTTGTTCGATAAATTGGCAAAGAACCCAACCAGTTCGGGATCTTGACAATGAGGGTGTTTATGCATCAATCAGATTTTCTTATTCCAGTTTTGTAGGCTGCCtatattaaacatttaaattctGTAAGTAAATCACTTGAAGCTGTCAGTTGCTATATTTTAGAGTCTACATAAGAATTGTTAATTCGGTTGTAATTGTTGATCTTCTTTCTCTCAACGGTCCTTgtaatatcatatatatattattctgTTGAACTTTACTTTCATTTGTGTAGGTTGTGATGGCGTTAAAATGTCGTGGTGAGCATGTGTTAGGAGGTCTTTATACAGGAATAAATACCCGACACATTGTGATGGCAAGCAAGATGGTATTCTTTTGTGAACTTCAATTTCAATCCAATTGCTTCTTGCTCTAGACTAAATTAGCTTTGGAAGTTATTATTGACTTAAAAAGGTTTACTTAGGTGGAAGAGTACACGGGATTACATGTGCAGCCACATAAGGCCATTGTTGGAGCCAATGCTTTTGCTCATGAAAGTGGCATCCACCAGGTTGGTTTTCCTAGTGTTTGATTGCTTATATGTCATCTCTGTGACCTTCCAATCTCCTTTTATGAAGTTTGTTTGTTCTATGGCTGATCACCTTTGGTGATGGTGGAAGTGTATTTATCAATGTATTTCAAAAATGATAGACTGCACTAACATGTGCCACATTTTCTCCTTTTGCATTTTCAGTTTATTTTTGCTGCTGATGGATGCAGCTTTGTCGGTTTATCTTAAGAATTTCTTCAGTACTTGCAGTAAACTAGTTAGGACAAATGCTTCTCTTTGGTGGAACATTTGTGCTTGTAGAGGGGTTGAGTTATCTTATTGAAAGCTAAAATATCATCTTTCGCTTTTTATTAATAGTTTACGAGAAGGTTAGACcttatttgaaatttaaaggTGGAATTTGttctgtctttttttttaaaaaatgtttgagGGGTTAGCAAGCAAACTCTTGCTAGGGAAACAATGTCTCCTGAGGAGCATGTTTGAGTGttgattctttcttttgttgggTAGATTTTTAGGATTAAGTCAGATAAATTTGGGGAATTAAATGGGAGATCTCTTTAAGAACCATCCTTACAGCTTGGAGGTTGACTCTGTATATCTAAACCCTCGTTCAACCAAAGTggttatgatttaatttgcCAATGTAGATAATAATATAAAGTCATGcatgtataataatttttaatcatgTTGAAAGTCCTGACTAGGCAGGTTATTATTTAGCCCAGTGTTTGTTTGACCTGTCAACTTCCATtgttgtttctctttttctccaaTGATGATTAGATGTATGTGTATCCATGTATGCATATTTAGGCAATATTGTTGAATGCACTCCACTATTCGCTCTCATGTTACTATTATTTTGATGAGTGAAACAATTATGACAAAGAGAAACTATTACATAGGCCTTTTCTACCATGCCAACTATAGACTATTAATTCAGGATGCAAGATgcctttaaaaaaatgttatgcCAGTATAAATGGGGCcgcaattttattattttagtcAAGGTTATCATTATTACGTTGCGGTACCATTTAAGCTAACATGGCAATTTCTAATACCGGCTTTCATTGTAGGAATGTAATAATTTCTCCTTGCTAACTTTTTATTCTTAAGAAGAAATAAAGcttccttttattcttttggagTTTAGTTGAATACGTAAACTATAACCTCTGATTTTCTTGCATGGGTGTTCTTCTGTGTCTTTTGTTCTCCTTTTTCTGTATTTCTTTCGCCTCTTAAGTGAAttgtaaatattaattattaataataatttttactatGTTAGCTACGCTTTCTTGTACAAATCAGGCTTGGTGAGTGAAATTGTTGACAATTAGTGATGGTATCGTTAAGAGCCAATTTAACTGAACTCTCCTAAGCCTTAATCCAAAACTAGTTGTACCCGGTTACAAGAATCTTTTTTCCCTATCTGTTTGTTTAAGGGCGATATCCTCTGAAAGATTAGAGAAggcttcatttttctttgttttggttaatatagatatagatatatagatatagatatatagatatagatatatatatatatatatatatatatatatatatatatatatatatatatatatctgcacttcatgaaaaataataaaaacaataagaTATATATTCCAAAATGCTTTCTGTTCTGTAGGATGGAATGCTAAAGCACAAAGGTACATATGAAATTATATCTCCTGAGGATATCGGGCTTGAACGGTCCAATGAAGCTGGTATTGTCCTTGGAAAACTTAGGTAtgtatttcatttttcaaaaattttcctccatttttctgataatttttttcttttagctaTGTTTTGAAATAGAGTTTAAAGGCATGTGCCTGGTGAAATATGTTTAGTGATAGCAAGAGCAATGAATGGTTTTTCTGTCGCTTTTCAATGTTGGATGCAATGTCACCCTGAATTTGACACAAATTGTTGAGGTTTTAACATAAGAAGCAATATGTTTGGTCACcattacaaaaaatattgTCTTTAGGTTCATGAATACATCTTATATCCAATTTTGATGAGTATTTTGCTACTTTTGACTGTGAGCTTTATTAGACAATAGTGGAATTGATCCAATGGTATGGGTCGATCTTTTAATAGGTTTTTCCTTggcttttttccttttctcttatGAAGGAAAGTGTTTATCTGCTGATATCAAGGTAGTCTAAGGGCAAAAATAgtgttaatatatattttctgggataattaaaaaaagtgttAAGGATCACCTGAATTGCTAGGCACCAAAAATTTCTTGACCAAGTAAAACAGGGTACATattatcaatacatttgatAAATACGTTAATTTTACGTAATATTCTAGAGTGGCTTGGCTAGTTATCAAAATGTGAAGCATAAAGGTTCATTCAAGTTGTTAGATTTTCTGACAAGTTTCTTTGTGTATACATAGGCTTTGCTACCTTTTTTTTCCCTGATGCACCAACTTTTAGCTTTCACCATTTTCATGAATCAACTTCCATGGTGCTATATTGCTTGGAATTGGATATGAATGTTGGACACAAGTACATGTCAAGTACCATTCAATTATTCTGAAGGTTTTCTGTATAATTGAAGGCTCATACCTTCATACCTCTAATCCATTTGGAGGTTTCAGTTTGTGTTCAACTTGGGTACTATAGTAACATAAAGAGTCAGAGCAAGGTTTCCAAATATGTATGttcatgcattttattttaacagaATAGAGTCTTGCATTCTAGCCTGTGGGGGTTGGGCGGAGGCAAATTGCAAGATGAAGCTTAAATGTGTCAAGCAGGCCTGGAATTCCCTCCCATCCCCCACCCTACCACCAACATCACCATAGAAAAAATGGGGAAAGCATTAATGAGTGAATTAGCAACTTCTTTTCTGAGATTGATACCATCTTCTGTTATTTTACTACTACTTAAATCTATGCAGTTTTGTCATGATGCATATCACAATTATGTTGTCAGTATCTTCctattcatttttcatttttacagATTCAGTTGTTAAAAATGTTTGactgatctttttttttcttttcctattcTCTGGTAAAGTGGACGTCATGCTTTGAGTGACCGATTGAAAGAGGTATGCTGCTATTAGGCATGCataaaattgatcaaattACCTCACTTTGCTGTATTTAAACACCTAGTTCTTCCTGTTTTCCTCAGCTTGGGTATGAGCTTGATCAGGAGCAGCTTGGGAACATATTCTGGCGCTTCAAAGCAGTAGCCGAACAAAAGAAGGTGAACAAAATTCTACActatttcttatttcttttcccctcaTATCATTGTACAATCAAATATTTCTAATATTTCCAACTGCACAAGTTATATTTGCAGtaataatttagaaaatgaaatataaggAGAGATTGTCTAGAGGATAATGTTGCATAATTTAGCCTCAGTCAACCAGcattattatcatggataacaTTTTTCAACAGTTTCCCGAGTTCTCCATCTCTGTTTCTCTgtcattttgaaaacatggTTTTCTAGTTCTGGCAACTAAACTTCCTTTTATTTATGTGGAAAATaagaacagaaaaaaaaaaaaaaagagaaaagagataCAAGACAGAGACAGGAAATAAGTAATGTTTTGCTGgtaaatgtaatttttatattagtgGGTGGAGTCATAAGCTCCAGTTGGATGCTGGATGTACCTTTAACACGAAAAATACCTATCTTTCTTAATCCATCATGGAGTCATGACACAGTTGACCTTGTAATTAAGGCTTAAAGACATTGTGTTGGTTACTGGGCCTGTGGGCTTAGAAAACGAATTTTTATAGGACATGGGCCTGGAAGGTGGATGGTTGCTGGTGGCTGATATGTTGCAAGATTTTCTGGTTAGCCACCAGTTTTAATGGTTCTGGTTGTCAATGATGGCTTAGGAAACCTTTTATCAGGAATTTAGGTGAGTTTTGTGTTCCAAgtaattgaaaatatattttcaagaTTGTATAATGATTATAAGAAAAAGGTGgaaagtaattaatttttatggtTATGAATGCTTGTGTCAGTTAGTTTCTAAAGTTGCCTGGCTTCCCTgatgttttaagtttttggatgtggaaatttagtttattttagtTGACTTGGTAGTTGTTTTGTACTTTCTTGATTCTTAAGGGAAAAGTAACATGTGTCTAAAGCTCTGGTATGAATGCGTAGTTTCTATTGTTTGTTTATGAAGATGATGTGGTCtattctttgtttatttactGGTGTTCCAGAGAGTCACTGATGCTGATCTAATAGCATTGGTTTCGGACGAAGTTTTTCAACCAGATGTTGTTTGGAAGCTTCATGATCTGCAGGTAACTAGGAATTAACTTTGTACCATAAGTTAACAGGATCGTGGTATGTCTCAAGTCATAATAAGGGGTGTGTGactttagattttttttggtaCGGTGGGGTTGAGCTTCATTGGTTCGTTATTTTGGGTCGCAGTATGCTACAAAGCATTGTCAGGGTTGTATTGCCTTAAAAGAtgtaaatgttttttttttttattacatgaGTGTATTTCAATATGAACATATAAGTTGATATTGCCTTAAAAGATGTATTTCAATAATCcataattttcattattagAAAGAAATACATTACTTTTAAAGTGGTTACTTTTGGCGCATgtaaatttcttcttttaaagataagaaataATAATGGTAAATTTGAATAGTAATTTGTTTCCTctttattttgcaaatgatGTGCCAGCCATTTATCTAATTCCCAGTGAATAAAGGAAATATTGGGAATGAAATACTGCATTGAAGTGGACCAAAAACCACTTGAAGTGATTTTGGTAAAACCttaataacaaattaatcaaaatccaaaaccATGCTTTtgtataattaaaagttaacTCATGCCGTCGCACCCTGTCTACCCCCAACTTTGGAGTTtccttattctttctttttctatttaattttttttcccaacCAGTCATCTCCTTTTCTCATTCTGTCTTCGCTGTTTCTTGTTTGTACCTCTTTCTTTGCTGACTTATTACGACCTCCCTTTCTTTCTATTACACCCATCAATGGTGATCCAGGTCGCTTTTTTAAAGCGATCCAGGATGCAAAAGAACTACGATCTGGGATATATGAAGTGGATTGCATTTCTAGGGGGTAGCAGCGATCCTGGTAACTATGTTTTATACTATGTTGTTATTATCTGGTTTGAATTAGGTTTTAAGTTACAAGTTTTATTCAATTGGACATGCAGGTTACTTGTGGAACTCTTGGTCTTTCCACTGCAACGGTTAAACTCATTAGTGCTGATGGGGAAGAGCATGTTGCTTGCTCAGTTGGAACTGGGCCAGTAGATTCAGCTTATAAAGCTGTTGATCTCATTACAAAGGTTTGATGTAGGAAATTATTCGTTTTGCTTTGTTCTAGGATTTTCTGTTGGGTGTTGATAAGATATGATCCAAGATTTACTGTTAG is drawn from Theobroma cacao cultivar B97-61/B2 chromosome 4, Criollo_cocoa_genome_V2, whole genome shotgun sequence and contains these coding sequences:
- the LOC18602534 gene encoding 2-isopropylmalate synthase 2, chloroplastic isoform X1 is translated as MASSILTSSKFSPFSSPSLKSSLFLSPASLHFPSSKLPSFPSFPSKSCSKTFLISSSLTPNPPSPSRRPPYIPNHIPDPNYVRVFDTTLRDGEQSPGATMTSKEKLDIARQLAKLGVDIIEAGFPAASKDDFEAVKTIAKEVGNAVDEDGYVPVICGLSRCNEKDIKAAWEAVKYAKRPRIHTFIATSGIHMEYKLRKSKAEVVDIARSMVRFARSLGCNDVEFSPEDAGRSDREFLYEILGEVIKAGATTLNIPDTVGINLPSEFGQLIADIKANTPGIENVIISTHCQNDLGLSTANTLAGACAGARQVEVTINGIGERAGNASLEEVVMALKCRGEHVLGGLYTGINTRHIVMASKMVEEYTGLHVQPHKAIVGANAFAHESGIHQDGMLKHKGTYEIISPEDIGLERSNEAGIVLGKLSGRHALSDRLKELGYELDQEQLGNIFWRFKAVAEQKKRVTDADLIALVSDEVFQPDVVWKLHDLQVTCGTLGLSTATVKLISADGEEHVACSVGTGPVDSAYKAVDLITKEAVTLLEYSLIAVTEGIDAIATTRVLIRAEKSHMSTHALTGEITHRTFSGTGAGMDIVVSSVKAYIGAINKMLGFKEQIPTKGSAERTTISA
- the LOC18602534 gene encoding 2-isopropylmalate synthase 2, chloroplastic isoform X2, with product MASSILTSSKFSPFSSPSLKSSLFLSPASLHFPSSKLPSFPSFPSKSCSKTFLISSSLTPNPPSPSRRPPYIPNHIPDPNYVRVFDTTLRDGEQSPGATMTSKEKLDIARQLAKLGVDIIEAGFPAASKDDFEAVKTIAKEVGNAVDEDGYVPVICGLSRCNEKDIKAAWEAVKYAKRPRIHTFIATSGIHMEYKLRKSKAEVVDIARSMVRFARSLGCNDVEFSPEDAGRSDREFLYEILGEVIKAGATTLNIPDTVGINLPSEFGQLIADIKANTPGIENVIISTHCQNDLGLSTANTLAGACAGARQVEVTINGIGERAGNASLEEVVMALKCRGEHVLGGLYTGINTRHIVMASKMVEEYTGLHVQPHKAIVGANAFAHESGIHQDGMLKHKGTYEIISPEDIGLERSNEAGIVLGKLSGRHALSDRLKELGYELDQEQLGNIFWRFKAVAEQKKRVTDADLIALVSDEVFQPDVVWKLHDLQVAFLKRSRMQKNYDLGYMKWIAFLGGSSDPGYLWNSWSFHCNG